Within Acidimicrobiales bacterium, the genomic segment CTGACGAACGCGTCGACCATCGCCCGGTGCTCCGGGGCCGCCCAGTGAGTGGCCACACCGATGACACCCACGGCGCCCACGGACAACAAGGGCAACGTCAGAGAGTCGTCCCCGCTGTAGACGTCCAGCCGGTCACCGACCGACGCGACGAGCCGTGCCGTCTCTGCGGGATCACCGGCCGCGTCCTTCACCGCCACTACGTTGGGCAGCTCCGAGGCGAGCTTCACCAGGACGCCGGTGTCGATCTTCCGTCCCGTGCGCACCGGGATGTCGTACAGGACCAGGGGGAGGCTCGTGGATTCTGCCACCGTGCGGAAGTGCGCCTCTATCCCGGCCTGGGAAGGGCGGTTGTAATAGGGGGTGACCACCAACGCACCGTCGACCCCACAGGCCTCCGCCTCCTTGGTGAGGTGTACGGTGTGCGCGGTGTCGTTGCTGCCGGTGCCGGCCAAGACGGGCACGTCCACCACCTCTCTGACGGCCCGCCACAAAGAGACCTTCTCGTCGTCAGTGAGAGTAGGCGCCTCCCCGGTGGTGCCGGTGACGACCAGCCCTTCGTTCCCTTGGTCGACGAGCCATCTGGCCAGCGAGGCTGCGGCGTCCAGGTCGAGGCGCCCAGCCTCGTCGAAGGGTGTCACCATCGCCGTGATGACGCGTCCGAATCGTGCGGCCATGTCGCTCACGTTATCCAAACACCTTCGTCGGCACGGGGCGAGCCATTTGCTCTGAGCAATCCCCTACAACCCGCATAACCACTCGACTGCCACGGGTTTGCGTATGTTCGAAGTGGCGCGACAGGCCACCGATACGGGAGGCAAGATGCCGCCGGCCGTCAGAGGTCGGCGACGGCCGGCGGCCCGCCGGGAATCGCGTCAGGCCTCGGCAGCGACCGCTTCGCGCTCTCCGGACGTTTGCTCGGCACTTCCGTCTACGGCCGCGGCACGGTCCTTGGCCACTTCGTCGAGAGACTCGTATTCGGCCGAGGTGTCCACCCAGTCCTCGAACTGGATCACACCGAGCTCGGTGAACTTCTTCCGCAACCAGCCGTCGGCCGCGTCCAGGAGCCCGAGCTTCTTGCAGTTCGGGACGATCTTGGAGAACAGCATCATCTGGAACATTCGCTGGAAGTCGCTCTGCAGCGACAGCCTCACCGCCTGGCGCACATCCACCCCGAGACGCTCCCAGACCTCCTGCTGGAGGAAGCGGTCTCTCATCCTCACCGCCGCCTCGAACGCGAACTCCTGGCGCTCGCGCAGCTCGGCCGCCGACAACTCGTCGTAGTACTCCTTCAGCGATATCACCCCGAACGCGACGTGCCGAGCCTCGTCGGACATCACGTAACGGAGCAGCTTCTTCAACAGTGGCTCCGTGGTCATCTGGTGCATGAAGCCGAAGGCGGCGAGAGCGAGACCTTCGACCATTATCTGCATACCGAGGTACGTCATGTCCCAGCGCGAGTCCTCGATGATGTCGTCGAGGAGCATCCTCAGATGAGCGTTGATCGGGTAGTGCCCCGACAACTTCTCGTCGAGGTACTTGGAGAAGACCTCCACATGCCTCGCCTCGTCCATCACCTGGGTCGCCGCGTAGTACTTCGCGTCGATCCACGGTACGGACTCGACGATCTTCGCGGTGCAGATGAGCGCCCCCTGCTCGCCGTGCATGAACTGCGACAGGGTCCAGTTCTGGGACTCGATTCCGAATCGCAGCCATTCGGCGTCGCCCCACTTCTCCATGGGCGTTCCGCTCAGGTCCAGGCTCTGGTCCGGCCCGCCGGTCTGGGCCATGTTCGCCAACACGACCTTCTCTTGGTCCACATCGATCGACCAGTCCAGATCCGTCTCGGCGTTCCACTGCGAGACCTTCGCCTTTTCGTACAACTTGGCAAGGCCCGGCCTCGCTCCTTTCTCGTAGTCCCAGGTGAAGATCGCGTCGGCGTTGTTCTTCACGAGATGCACGAGCTCGTCGACGTCGGTGTTGGTGATCGCCAGGATCGCCTCCACGTCGTCGATGTCTGCCCGACCGATCAGCTTCTCATTGGTGGACATCAGCTCCTCCTTCGTCCAAGTCCCCTGATCCGTGCGATGTCACATGTCCGTGCGACCTGACCTGCTCGCCGCGATCTGCCTCCCGTAGCAGCTCCAGACCGGGAAGGACGTGCAACCTCACGAACCTCACCACGTCCTCGTCCCGTGTGAGATCGACGTGCTCGGAGGGGTGAAGCGCATACGACAGCACCAGCCGGGCGAGCCACTCGCACGCTTCCGCGCTGCCGTCCGGTCCCAGGTAGGGCTCGAAAGCCCAACCGCAGATCCTGTGGACCTCCTCGAGCAGCGGGCTCAACCTGTCGAACGCGAGGTACGGCAGAACACGTTCGGGTTCGTGAGCCAACAGATTCGTCAGGACCGGGTTAAGGAGCACGAAGCGCGCACCGACGGCAAGCGCTCGGGTGCAGAGCTCCTCGAGTGAGTCGGCACCTGCCACGGCTCTGGCGAACTCACATGCGAACCGGTCCCGCTCGGAGGAGACCACCTCCATGAGGATCTGCCTCCGCCCGCCGGGGAACGCCCTGTAGATCGTCGCACGTGAACACCCCGCCTCACGGGCGATGTCGTCGATCGTCGTCTTCTGCAAACCCCAT encodes:
- the dapA gene encoding 4-hydroxy-tetrahydrodipicolinate synthase, with translation MAARFGRVITAMVTPFDEAGRLDLDAAASLARWLVDQGNEGLVVTGTTGEAPTLTDDEKVSLWRAVREVVDVPVLAGTGSNDTAHTVHLTKEAEACGVDGALVVTPYYNRPSQAGIEAHFRTVAESTSLPLVLYDIPVRTGRKIDTGVLVKLASELPNVVAVKDAAGDPAETARLVASVGDRLDVYSGDDSLTLPLLSVGAVGVIGVATHWAAPEHRAMVDAFVRGDVDRARRENQVLIESYDFETGPEAPNPIPTKAMMRVMGHRVGRCRPPMGPEPEWLEDRARHVLSNLVKRREEQVS